From a single Phocoena sinus isolate mPhoSin1 chromosome 1, mPhoSin1.pri, whole genome shotgun sequence genomic region:
- the RNF186 gene encoding E3 ubiquitin-protein ligase RNF186: protein MACTELLQQPQLTSKEATASDTAGPAGGHRGSADSNLECLVCRESYSRARLPKLLSCQHTFCAVCLKLLLCVQDDTWSITCPLCRKVTAVPGGLICSLRDQEAVLGQLARPDPEVRLCPQGLVDPATLIAGHPSLAGEDEQDTESANCVAAQRLAAHLFLLVLLIVLILPFIYPGIIWWMLCFVVALALLLSMLFCCHRSSQAGYWSSPRTLFCRQQKPSEISSIA, encoded by the coding sequence ATGGCCTGCACTGAGCTCCTGCAGCAGCCCCAGCTTACGTCCAAAGAAGCCACCGCCTCTGACACCGCGGGCCCTGCTGGGGGTCATCGTGGCTCCGCGGATAGCAACCTGGAGTGCCTGGTGTGCCGGGAGTCCTATAGCCGTGCCCGGCTGCCCAAGCTGCTGAGCTGCCAGCACACCTTCTGTGCCGTCTGCCTGAAGCTGCTGCTGTGCGTGCAGGACGACACCTGGTCCATCACCTGCCCGCTGTGCCGCAAGGTCACTGCCGTCCCTGGGGGCCTCATCTGCAGCCTGCGTGACCAGGAGGCCGTGTTGGGGCAGCTGGCCCGGCCGGACCCGGAGGTGCGGCTCTGTCCTCAGGGACTGGTGGATCCTGCTACCCTGATAGCAGGGCATCCCAGCTTAGCCGGAGAGGATGAACAGGACACGGAGAGTGCCAACTGCGTGGCAGCCCAGCGCCTGGCGGCACACCTGTTCCTACTGGTCTTGCTCATCGTCCTCATCCTGCCCTTCATCTACCCGGGCATCATCTGGTGGATGCTCTGCTTCGTCGTCGCACTGGCCCTGCTGTTGTCCATGCTTTTCTGCTGTCACCGCAGCAGCCAGGCCGGCTACTGGTCCTCCCCCAGGACCCTTTTCTGCAGACAGCAGAAACCCAGCGAGATCTCTTCCATTGCCTGA